A section of the Pseudorasbora parva isolate DD20220531a chromosome 2, ASM2467924v1, whole genome shotgun sequence genome encodes:
- the LOC137090923 gene encoding alpha-2-macroglobulin-like protein 1 produces the protein MAVRESCVWRGLILALFIFAVAGQTSGPFFMVTFPAVIESGSDAKLCVTLLKAQESLTMTVSLLDDKNRTTQLVQQVSSLPFHRCFNFQAPRVDGESVQKLKVDVQGRAFRATEERKVMFRRYLNLTFIQTDKPIYNPGQTVNFRVVTMDPKFVPFDQMYNLVVVEDNNNNRIAQWTNVSSTGSILQLSHELNPEAQTGMYTLKAFIGDRLSSQAFEVKKYVLPKFDVTLNVPQMYSVGDVGLTVQACAKYTYGQPVPGQALLEVCRDPFPYAVLNDVAPDVTRRCLNKTAKMNATGCASLTVDTSVFFNTKFENEMQDLFLVNVTVTEEGTDVVMSKSATVSITFEVGKVTFVDLPDYFEPGSVINGKISASRFNGTPIANKAVYLLDGNSWPNKRLLNLTTNQNGLVMFSLKTADLPKADLNLVASATPEVVYNYKSPYFTTDSRVVQLSGPTSDSPSLSELTIVKLEQPLKCGAVFPVTVKYSFVGETGDYSADIIYMVLSRGVIVLHGFQTVKARASDTVTSGSVSFQLSVSVAMAPAVQILVYCVLPSGDVAAASVLFDTEMCFQNQVSLQFSPATAVPAEGNVLTVSAQAGSLCGLSAVDQSVRILEPGRRLSAEMVFNLLPVRLQSDYPYEVEDEQECLNVRARRAVPTEQAYETFRNAGMKVATNLPIRAPQCLTYRGLDYYRNFPKVWFHGFPEPIMAAALPLEESEGDTSSFDVTVRTYFPETWIWQLAQVGATGSTQIPITVPDTITTWETEAFCLSSKGFGLAPPALLTVFQPFFLELSLPYSIVRGESFDLKATVFSYLSKCIMVKVTPAYSTNFTLKEYPEPYTSCLCGNGRKTFKWALSASVLGTVNVTVNASAEPSRTRCGTEAVTVPTRGRIDVVTRSLLVLPEGVERTNTQSWLLCPKGNVLSEDVTLTLPTNVIPGSARCSVSVLGDIMGRALNNLDGLIQMPSGCGEQNMIILAPNIYILLYLKVTGQLTAAIRETATGYLQIGYQGQLNYRHSDGSYSTFGYDASNTWLTAFVMRCFGLATQFVFIDPNVLQSAKGWLISQQGSNGCFVQQGTLYHNDMKGGVGDNVTMTAYIVASLLELGVPVTDPIITNALSCLRPVVGNLGNTYATALLAYTFSLAGETTTRSQLLTALNNLAISEGAKLHWSQTTSGDTLAVEISAYVLLAVLAVQPLTTANLGYANRIVNWLVTQQNPYGGFSSTQDTVVALHALSVYAAQVFSLDGSSTVAVQSSVVGGDSYSFTVNRDNRLLYQEKLLKNVPGKYTVKASGSTCVSVQVACFYNIPTPIKDTKTLSVDAKVTGDCRPLGANLLLNFTVKYNGAKSSTNMVLVDIKLLSGFTADASLLGSPPESFAPLVVRVDSEEDHVLIYLKEVPKGVPKTYTLQLKQVLAVKNLKPAVINIYDYYQTSDSFETTYTSPCP, from the exons GTTCTTCATGGTCACGTTTCCTGCAGTGATTGAGTCAGGCTCTGATGCCAAATTATGTGTAACACTTCTGAAAGCCCAAGAGAGTCTCACGATGACGGTTTCTCTGCTTGATGACAAGAACAGGACGACTCAACTTGTGCAGCAGGTTTCTTCTTTGCCGTTTCACCGCTGCTTTAATTTCCAG GCTCCTCGAGTAGATGGAGAATCTGTGCAGAAGCTGAAGGTGGATGTTCAAGGGAGGGCCTTCAGAGCGACCGAAGAGAGGAAGGTCATGTTCAGACGCTACCTGAATTTGACCTTCATCCAAACAGACAAACCCATCTACAATCCAGGACAAACGG TGAATTTCAGAGTTGTCACCATGGATCCCAAATTTGTACCTTTTGATCAGATG TACAATCTGGTGGTGGTGGAG GACAATAATAATAACCGGATTGCTCAGTGGACAAATGTTTCCTCAACGGGGTCGATCTTGCAACTCTCTCATGAGTTAAACCCAGAGGCTCAGACAGGGATGTATACACTAAAGGCTTTTATTGGTGACCGACTGAGCTCCCAAGCTTTTGAGGTGAAAAAATATG TTTTGCCCAAATTTGATGTGACCCTAAACGTACCACAGATGTACAGTGTTGGAGATGTGGGACTGACCGTTCAGGCTTGTGCCAA ATACACATATGGCCAACCTGTTCCTGGTCAAGCATTGCTGGAAGTGTGCCGTGATCCCTTTCCATATGCTGTTCTGAATGATGTGGCTCCTGATGTGACACGTCGGTGTCTGAATAAAACCGCAAAG ATGAATGCTACGGGCTGTGCCTCTCTTACTGTCGACACATCAGTGTTTTTCAACACCAAGTTTGAAAATGAGATGCAAGATCTCTTTCTTGTAAATGTGACCGTCACTGAGGAGGGAACAG ATGTTGTGATGTCAAAGTCTGCAACCGTGTCCATTACATTTGAAGTCGGCAAGGTCACGTTTGTGGACCTCCCGGATTATTTTGAACCCGGATCAGTGATTAATGGAAAG ATATCGGCGTCTCGTTTCAATGGGACTCCAATTGCGAACAAAGCAGTGTATCTCCTGGATGGTAACAGCTGGCCAAACAAACGGCTGCTGAATCTGACCACAAACCAGAATGGGCTGGTCATGTTCTCCCTCAAGACTGCTGATCTTCCAAAAGCTGATCTCAATCTGGTG GCAAGTGCGACTCCAGAGGTTGTTTATAATTACAAATCACCATACTTCACTACAGATTCGAGGGTTGTTCAACTTTCCGGACCTACTTCTGACAGCCCATCACTTAGTGAACTGACTATAGTGAAACTCGAGCAGCCGCTCAAATGTGGGGCTGTGTTTCCAGTGACCGTGAAGTATTCTTTTGTTGGAGAGACTGGCGACTACAGCGCTGACATAATCTATATG GTCTTGTCCAGGGGAGTGATCGTCCTCCATGGATTTCAGACGGTCAAAGCGAGGGCTTCTGATACAGTCACGAGCGGCTCGGTGTCGTTCCAACTGTCTGTCAGTGTCGCTATGGCTCCAGCAGTGCAGATTCTGGTCTACTGCGTTCTGCCCAGTGGTGATGTAGCTGCAGCTAGTGTGTTGTTTGATACTGAAATGTGTTTCCAAAACCAG GTGTCTCTACAGTTTTCTCCGGCTACGGCTGTTCCTGCTGAGGGAAATGTTCTGACTGTCTCTGCTCAAGCAGGATCTCTGTGTGGCCTTAGTGCTGTAGATCAGAGCGTCCGGATCTTGGAGCCAGGAAGACGTCTGAGTGCTGAAATG GTGTTCAACTTGCTCCCAGTGCGACTGCAATCAGATTATCCATATGAAGTTGAGGATGAACAGGAGTGTCTGAATGTTCGAGCCCGTCGAGCTGTTCCTACAGAACAAGCCTACGAAACCTTCAGG AATGCGGGGATGAAGGTTGCAACAAATTTGCCTATCAGAGCACCTCAGTGTCTGACGTACAGAGGCCTGGACTATTATCGCAACTTCCCTAAGG TGTGGTTTCACGGGTTCCCTGAACCCATAATGGCTGCTGCTCTTCCATTAGAAGAAAGTGAGGGCGACACATCCTCTTTTGATGTGACCGTTAGAACTTACTTTCCAGAAACGTGGATCTGGCAGCTTGCTCAAGTGGG AGCCACTGGATCCACACAAATTCCCATCACTGTTCCTGACACCATCACCACATGGGAGACTGAGGCGTTCTGCCTGTCCTCCAAAGGTTTCGGTCTGGCTCCTCCTGCTCTGCTGACGGTCTTCCAGCCCTTCTTCCTGGAGCTCTCCCTGCCGTACTCCATCGTCCGTGGGGAGTCTTTTGATCTGAAGGCCACTGTCTTCAGCTATCTGTCCAAGTGCATCATG GTTAAAGTGACTCCAGCTTACTCCACAAACTTTACTCTTAAAGAATATCCTGAGCCGTACACATCCTGTCTTTGTGGCAATGGGAGAAAGACCTTCAAATGGGCTCTCTCAGCTTCTGTTCTCG GAACTGTCAACGTGACGGTCAATGCTTCAGCTGAGCCATCCCGGACTCGATGTGGCACTGAGGCCGTGACCGTGCCGACGAGAGGCCGCATTGATGTAGTTACTCGAAGTCTACTTGTCCTG cctgaAGGCGTTGAAAGGACAAACACCCAGAGTTGGTTACTGTGTCCAAAGG GAAACGTTCTTTCTGAAGATGTGACTCTGACTCTTCCAACAAACGTGATTCCGGGATCAGCCAGATGCTCAGTTTCAGTCCTTG GGGATATAATGGGTCGTGCGCTGAATAATCTAGATGGGTTAATACAGATGCCATCTGGCTGTGGAGAACAGAATATGATCATTCTTGCTCCCAATATTTACATCCTGCTGTACCTGAAGGTCACGGGGCAACTCACCGCAGCCATTCGAGAGACCGCCACGGGCTACCTTCAAATCG GATACCAAGGACAACTGAACTACAGGCACAGTGATGGCTCGTACAGCACTTTTGGCTATGATGCATCCAATACATG GTTGACCGCCTTTGTCATGAGGTGTTTTGGTTTGGCAACGCAATTTGTTTTCATCGATCCGAATGTCCTTCAGAGTGCAAAGGGCTGGCTAATAAGCCAGCAGGGTTCTAATGGCTGTTTCGTGCAACAGGGAACTTTGTACCACAATGACATGAAG GGTGGAGTTGGTGATAACGTCACCATGACCGCCTACATCGTCGCATCTCTTCTTGAACTAGGCGTCCCTGTCACA GATCCCATCATTACCAACGCTCTGTCCTGCTTGAGGCCTGTTGTTGGGAACCTGGGAAACACTTATGCCACGGCTCTGCTGGCCTACACCTTCAGTCTAGCTGGAGAGACCACCACTCGATCACAGCTTTTAACTGCCTTGAACAACCTTGCCATTTCTGAAG GTGCTAAGCTCCACTGGTCTCAGACGACATCTGGTGATACTCTGGCGGTGGAGATCAGCGCGTATGTGCTGCTAGCGGTTCTCGCTGTTCAGCCTCTCACGACGGCTAATCTGGGCTATGCTAACCGCATTGTCAACTGGCTGGTGACCCAGCAGAATCCCTATGGAGGCTTCTCCTCCACCCAG GACACGGTGGTGGCTCTTCATGCTCTGTCTGTGTACGCTGCTCAAGTCTTCAGCTTGGACGGCTCAAGCACCGTTGCCGTACAGTCCTCAGTGGTAGGAGGAGACTCTTATAGCTTCACTGTGAATCGGGACAACAGGCTACTGTATCAGGAGAAGCTGCTGAAGAACGTTCCTGGCAAATATACTGTTAAAGCTTCAGGATCCACTTGTGTGTCTGTGCAG GTTGCATGTTTCTACAACATCCCAACACCCATTAAAGATACCAAAACACTGAGCGTTGACGCAAAGGTGACCGGAGACTGCCGACCGCTTGGCGCCAATCTCCTGTTGAACTTCACGGTGAA ATACAATGGAGCAAAATCATCTACTAACATGGTTCTAGTGGACATTAAACTCCTGTCGGGCTTCACGGCTGATGCATCACTG CTTGGATCTCCACCGGAGTCGTTTGCTCCGCTAGTGGTGCGGGTTGATTCTGAAGAGGATCATGTCCTAATTTATCTGAAAGAG GTTCCCAAAGGTGTCCCCAAGACTTACACTCTTCAGCTGAAACAGGTTCTTGCAGTGAAAAATCTCAAGCCAGCGGTCATCAACATTTATGACTACTATCAGACAA GTGATTCGTTTGAGACCACCTACACATCTCCTTGTCCATGA